DNA from Nocardioides yefusunii:
TCGCGGACGCCCCCTCGGGCGGGAGCGGGGAGAGCCAGGCGTGCTGGGCCGCGATCACGCGGTCGGCCGGGAGCAGGGCCAGCGCGCCGCCGCCAGTGCCCTCGCCGAGCATCAGGCACAGGGTGGGCGCCTCGAGGGTGACGAGGTCGGCCAGGCAGCGGGCGATCTCGCCGGCCAGACCACCGTTCTCGGCCTCGGCGCTGAGCGCGGCCCCGCGGGTGTCGATGACGGTGACCAGCGGCAGGCGGAGCTCGGCGGCCAGGCGCATCCCGCGCCGGGCCTCGCGCAGCGCGCCGGGCCCCATCGGGTGGTCGGCGCTCTGGCCGCTGCGGTCCTGGGCGAGCAGCACGCACGGAGCGTCGCCGAAGCGGGTCAGGGCGAGCAGCAGGCCGGGGTCGGACTCGCCCTCGCCGGTGCCGTTGAGCGGGACGACGTCTCCGGCGGCGTGCCGCAGCAGCTCGCGAATGCCGGGGCGGTCGGTGCGTCGGGAGATCTCGATCGACGTCCACGCGTCGGTCTCGGCGACCTTGCGGTCGGGGCGCGGCGTGGGCAGGTCGGCGGGGTCGCTGGCGCTGGCCTCGCGCCCGAGCTCGATGATCTCGAGCGCACGGTGCACGGCCTCGCCGATCTCGGCGGGCGGCACGACGGCATCGATGATGCCGCGGTCGAAGAGGTTCTCCGAGGTCTGGATCCCGGTGGGGAACGGCTCGCCGTAGATCGCCTCGTAGACGCGGGGGCCGAGGAAGCCGAGCAGCGCCTCGGGCTCGGCGACGGTGACGTGTCCGAGCGATCCCCACGACGCCATCACGCCGCCGGTGGTGGGGTGGCGCAAGTAGACGAGGTAGGGGAGGCCGGCGGCCTTGTGGGCGGCGATCGCCTCGGAGATCCGGACCATCTGGACGAACGCCGCGGTGCCTTCCTGCATCCGGGTGCCGCCCGAGACCGGGGCACCGAGCAGCGGCAGGCCCTCGGCGGTGGCGCGGCGGATGGAGGCCACGAGGCGGTCCGACGACGCCCGGCCCAGTGAACCGGCCAGGAACCGGAACTCGCTGGCCAGGATCGCGACGCGGCGTCCGCGCAGGGTGCCCTCGCCGGTGATGACCGACTCGTCGACGCCGGACTTCTCGGCCGCGGCCACGAGCTGCTCGGCGTAGGTGCCGGTGGCGGCGGAGTGGTCGGGGGCGGTGTCCCAGGACTGCCAGGAGCCCTCGTCGATGACGAGGTCGATCAGTGCCCGGGCGGAAAGACGTTCGTTCATTACTCAAGAGTAGGTCGATCGTCGGGCGCGGGGGAGGCGGGGCAGTCGCCGTGGACGAGGGGTCGTCTCAATGGCTGGACGGCCGTTTCGCCGGTCGGGCATCCATCTGTCATTGTCTATCAAGTCACTATGAATTAGTGACTAACTATTACTCACTCAACCATCTGCACCACCACGTCCCGAGGGGGGACCTCCCATGAGCACTCGTCCGTTGCACCGCCGCCTGCTGGCCACCGCCGCCGTCCTCGCCATGGCTGTCGGTACCGCGGCCTGCGGTGCCAACGGTGCCGAGACCACCGAGGACGGGAAGGTCGTCGTCCGCTACCAGTCCTCGCCCGGTGCGGTCACGCTGCCGGAGATCGCTGCCGAGCTCGGCTACTTCGAGGACGTCGAGCTCAAGCTCGTCGGCGAGACCACTGGTGGCCCCGAGAGCCTGCGCGCCCTCTCCACCGACCAGGTCGACATCGCCAACGCCTTCCAAGGCGCCATCGCCAAGACCATCTCCTCCGGGGCGCCGGTCAAGGCGCTCATCGCCTCCTACGGATCCGTCGGCGACGTCGCCAGCCCGATCGTCGTCCGCGACGACGGCAGCGTGAACGAGGCCCGTGACCTGATCGGCAAGAAGGTCGCCCTCAACACCCTCGGCGCCAACTCCGAGGCCGTCCTCGACACCTACCTCGAGCAGGCCGGGCTCACCCAGGAGGAGATCGCCCAGGTCACTCTGGTGCCCCTGCCGTCCGCGTCGTTGGAGACCTCGCTGCGCAAGAAGCAGGTCGACGCCTTCTTCTACTCCGCCGCGCTCTACCCGGCCGTCGAGGCTCGCGGCGGGGTCAAGGTCCTCACCACCGACATCGACGTCGTCGGTCCCTACACCGGTGGCTCCTACGCGCTGCACGAGAAGTTCATCGAGGGGCAGCCCGAGGCCACCGAGGACTTCGTCCAGGGCGTCGCCAAGGCCTTCGAGTGGACCCAGACCCACTCCGTGGAGGAAGTACGCGAGTTCGTCGTCGGCTTCCTTCGGGAGCAGGGCCGCGACGACGTGATCCCGGCCGTGCAGAACTGGATCGGGTTCGGCGTCCCGACCGTCGGCGGATGGCTGCGCGACGAGGACTTCACCGCCTGGATCGACTGGCTGGAGAAGTCCGGGTCGGTCGAGGCCGGCTCCCTCGAACTCAGTGACGTCTACACCAACGAGTTCAACCCGTACGCCGACAAGGGCGAGTTCGTGCCCGAGTTCGTCGCGGCGAAGAAGTGAACCCCGGACCAGGAACCAGGAGAGCCCCATGAGCAGCAGGATCGAACTGCGCGGCGTCCGCCAGACCTTCCAGGTCCGCGGTGACGCGGACAAGAAGCTCCACGAGTTCGTCGCGCTCGACGACGTCGACCTCACCATCGAGGCAGGCGAGTTCATCACCCTCGTCGGCCCCTCGGGATGCGGCAAGTCCACTGTCCTGGACCTGATCGCCGGCCTGACCCGGCCCACGGCGGGACGCCTCACCACCAACGGCACCGAGATCACCGCACCCGGCCTCGACCGCAGCGTCGTCTTCCAGCAGTACACGCTGCTGCCGTGGCGCACCGCGGCCGGGAACGTCGAGTTCGCCCTCGAGGCCAAGGGTGGCTACACCAAGGCCGAGCGTCGAGCCCGTGCCCTGGAGGTGCTCGACCTCGTCGGTCTCGCCGACTTCGCCGACCGCCGACCCAAGGAGCTCTCAGGGGGCATGAAGCAGCGCGTCGCCATCGCCCGGTCGCTCTCCTACGACCCCGACGTGCTGCTGATGGACGAACCCTTCGGTGCCCTCGACGCCCAGACCCGCGAACGCCTCCAGGAGGAACTCGTCGGGATCTGGAAGCGCACCGGCACCACGATCGTCTTCATCACCCACGACATCGACGAAGCCGTCTTCCTCGGCCAACGCGTCGCCGTCATGAGCGCGCGTCCGGGCCGGATCAAGGCCCTTCTCGACATTCATCTACCGCACGCGTCGGGGGACGAGGACGTCCGCTCGACGCCCGAGTTCGCCCGGTACCGGCACGAGATCTGGTCGCTGCTGCGCCAGGGGAACCTCCGCACCACCACGCCTGAAGGGGTGACCCGCGTTGCCTAGTCTGCTCGCCGAGCGCACCGAGCCTGCGCTCAATCCACGCCAGGAAGCATCGGCCGGGGTCAAGCACGTCTCCCGCTACCGCAACGTCGCCGCGAAGACGGGCCGTGGGTTCGTCGGAGTGCTGCTGCTCGCGGCCGTCTGGGAGCTCGCCCCGCGCCTCGAGATCGTCCCGTCGTACGTCGTCTCGCCGCTCTCGGAGGCGCTCGCCGCGCTCTGGGAGATGACCGCCAGCGGCAGCCTGTTCGACAACATCGGGGCCAGCCTCGTGCGCTCCGGGATCGGGTTCGGGCTCGCGGTGGCGCTCGCGATCCCGTTGGGTGCCGCCATCGCCTGGTACCCGGTGGTCCGCGAGACCCTGACGCCGCCGCTGGAGATCTTCCGCAACACCGCGGCGTTGGCGATCCTCCCGGTCTTCACCCTGGTCTTCGGCATCGGGGAGACGTCCAAGATCGCGATCGTCCTGTTCGCCTGCTTCTTCCCGATCCTGCTCTCGACGATCAGTGGCGTCTCCAGCGTCGACCCGCAGCTGCTGCGGTCGGCGAAGGTGCTCGGCCTCGGGCCGGTGACGACGTTCCGCAAGGTCGTCTTCCCTGCTGCGGTGCCGACCATCTTCACCGGTATCCGGATGGCCGGCGCGGTCTCGATCCTGGTGCTCATCGCCGCCGAGATGATCGGCGCGACCCAAGGCGTCGGGTTCCTGATCACCTACTACCAGAACAACTCGCTCTACCCGCAGATGTACGCCGCGATCATCACCTCCACCGCACTGGGGCTGGCCGTCAACTACGGCCTGGTGGGGATCGAGAAACGGCTCTCCCGCTGGCGCGACTGAACCGCGCCGCGTACTCGACCGTCCCACCGTGCCCGCTCCGTCCCACCCACCCGTTCCCGGGAGGAATCGTCATGCCCGACCAGTCCCGTCAGCTCGTCCTCAACGCCTTCCTCATGCACGCCGGCCACCACGAGGCTGCTTGGCGCCACAACGCCCAGGCGCCGGCCGACTACCTGCCGCTCAAGCACTGGGTGGAGGTGGCCCGTACCGCCGAACGTGGCCTGCTCGACTCGATCTTCTTCGCCGACGTCCCGGCTCTGCAGGCGCCCGACCGTCGTCCCTCGGAGTCCCTGGACCCAACCGTCCAACTCGCCGCGATCGCCGCGGTCACCGAGCGGATCGGTCTGATCGGCACCGCCTCGACCACCGTCGAGGAGCCCTACAACCTGGCTCGACGTTTCGCCTCCTTGGACCGCCTCAGCGGTGGCCGGGCCGGCTGGAACGTCGTCACCACCGGCGGCGACGTCGGCTTCAACTACGGCATCAACCCCTGGCCCGAGGCGCCCGAGCGCTACCGCCGTGGCGACGAGTTCGTCGACGTCGTCCTCAAGCTCTGGAACGGCTGGCAGGACGACGCTGTCGTCGGCGACAAGGGCACCGGTGTCTGGGCCGACCCGACGCGGGTCCACGCCGCCGACCACCACGGTGAGTTCTTCGACGTGCAGGGCCCGCTCACCGTCGGGCGCAGCGAGCAGGGCCACCCCGTCGTCGTGCAGGCAGGGTCGTCGGGTCCCGGCATTGCACTGGCTGCCAAGTACGCCGAAGCGGTCTTCACTGCACAGCGCACGATCGAGGAGGGACGCGACTTCTACTCCACCCTCAAGGCAGCCACGCTCAAGGCCGGACGCAACCCTGACCACCTCAAGATCCTGCCCGGCATCGTCACCGTCCTGGGTGGCACAGAAGCGGAGGCGAAGGCCAAGGCCGAGGCGCTGGACGACCTGATCGTCCTCGACCACGCCCACGAGCAGCTGGCCCGCGCCGTCGGGCTGCCGATCGAGCAGGTCCCGCTCGACGCGCCCTTGCCCTCCGCGGTCCGGGCCCCCGACGAGACCACCGGAAGCCGCTACCAGCTGACGCTTGACCTGGCGCGCCGGGAGAACCTCACCGTGCGGCAGCTCCTGCGTCGCCTCGGTGGCGGCCGCGGCCACCGAGTCTTCGCCGGGACGCCGGAGCAGATAGCCGACCAGATCGAACTGTGGTTCACCACCGGTGCCTCGGACGGCTTCAACATCATGCCGGCGACGCTCCCTGACACCTTGACCGACTTCGTCGACGGGGTCGTCCCGATCCTGCAGCAGCGCGGTCTGTTCCGCACCGAGTACACAGGCTCGACGTTGCGCGAGCACTACGGCCTGCCGGTCCCGGCCGACCGTTCCGCCATCGCCGACCTCCGCGTCGGCTGACCCCGCCCGCACCGCATCCCAGGAGTTCTCGATGTCTCGTCGGCTCGTCCTCAACGCCTTCTTCGCCGGTTCCGGTCACCATCCTGCCGCGTGGCGCGTCCTCGGGCACGCCTCCGGTGATCTCGACGCTGCGTGGTACCAGGAACTCGCCCGCACCGCCGAGCGCGGCAAGCTGCAGTCGATCTTCTTCGCCGACGGCCCGGCCCACCAGGCCAGCCAGTTCGGCCCCACGCACGGCGTCCCGGAACCCCGGATCCTGCTCACCACGATCGCGGCGGCGACCAGCAACATCGGTCTGATCGCCACCAGTTCCACCACGTACAACCACCCGTACACGCTGGCACGCGAGTTCGCCTCCCTCGACACCGTCAGCGGTGGCCGGGCGGCCTGGAACGTCGTCACCACCGGTCACGAGGCTGCGGCGGCGAACTACGGTGGCGCGTTGCCCACCCACGCCGAGCGGTACGCGATCGCCGACGAGTTCCTGCGCGTCACCCTGGGGCTGTGGGCCAGCTGGGACGAGGATCCGAGGCGCGAGGGCGGCATCCGCCCGATCGACCACGTGGGAGAGCACTTCTCCGTCACGGGACCGTTGACCCTGGGTCGCAGTCCGCAGGGGCACCCCGTCGTGGTGCAGGCGGGCTCGTCCGAGGCG
Protein-coding regions in this window:
- a CDS encoding carboxyl transferase domain-containing protein → MNERLSARALIDLVIDEGSWQSWDTAPDHSAATGTYAEQLVAAAEKSGVDESVITGEGTLRGRRVAILASEFRFLAGSLGRASSDRLVASIRRATAEGLPLLGAPVSGGTRMQEGTAAFVQMVRISEAIAAHKAAGLPYLVYLRHPTTGGVMASWGSLGHVTVAEPEALLGFLGPRVYEAIYGEPFPTGIQTSENLFDRGIIDAVVPPAEIGEAVHRALEIIELGREASASDPADLPTPRPDRKVAETDAWTSIEISRRTDRPGIRELLRHAAGDVVPLNGTGEGESDPGLLLALTRFGDAPCVLLAQDRSGQSADHPMGPGALREARRGMRLAAELRLPLVTVIDTRGAALSAEAENGGLAGEIARCLADLVTLEAPTLCLMLGEGTGGGALALLPADRVIAAQHAWLSPLPPEGASAIVHRTVDKAPDMARAQGVRSTDLLARGTVDRIVPETPDAADEPESFCRRVGAVLSEELAVLLATGAGSPEKRAARHA
- a CDS encoding ABC transporter substrate-binding protein encodes the protein MSTRPLHRRLLATAAVLAMAVGTAACGANGAETTEDGKVVVRYQSSPGAVTLPEIAAELGYFEDVELKLVGETTGGPESLRALSTDQVDIANAFQGAIAKTISSGAPVKALIASYGSVGDVASPIVVRDDGSVNEARDLIGKKVALNTLGANSEAVLDTYLEQAGLTQEEIAQVTLVPLPSASLETSLRKKQVDAFFYSAALYPAVEARGGVKVLTTDIDVVGPYTGGSYALHEKFIEGQPEATEDFVQGVAKAFEWTQTHSVEEVREFVVGFLREQGRDDVIPAVQNWIGFGVPTVGGWLRDEDFTAWIDWLEKSGSVEAGSLELSDVYTNEFNPYADKGEFVPEFVAAKK
- a CDS encoding ABC transporter ATP-binding protein, which codes for MSSRIELRGVRQTFQVRGDADKKLHEFVALDDVDLTIEAGEFITLVGPSGCGKSTVLDLIAGLTRPTAGRLTTNGTEITAPGLDRSVVFQQYTLLPWRTAAGNVEFALEAKGGYTKAERRARALEVLDLVGLADFADRRPKELSGGMKQRVAIARSLSYDPDVLLMDEPFGALDAQTRERLQEELVGIWKRTGTTIVFITHDIDEAVFLGQRVAVMSARPGRIKALLDIHLPHASGDEDVRSTPEFARYRHEIWSLLRQGNLRTTTPEGVTRVA
- a CDS encoding ABC transporter permease; the encoded protein is MPSLLAERTEPALNPRQEASAGVKHVSRYRNVAAKTGRGFVGVLLLAAVWELAPRLEIVPSYVVSPLSEALAALWEMTASGSLFDNIGASLVRSGIGFGLAVALAIPLGAAIAWYPVVRETLTPPLEIFRNTAALAILPVFTLVFGIGETSKIAIVLFACFFPILLSTISGVSSVDPQLLRSAKVLGLGPVTTFRKVVFPAAVPTIFTGIRMAGAVSILVLIAAEMIGATQGVGFLITYYQNNSLYPQMYAAIITSTALGLAVNYGLVGIEKRLSRWRD
- a CDS encoding LLM class flavin-dependent oxidoreductase → MPDQSRQLVLNAFLMHAGHHEAAWRHNAQAPADYLPLKHWVEVARTAERGLLDSIFFADVPALQAPDRRPSESLDPTVQLAAIAAVTERIGLIGTASTTVEEPYNLARRFASLDRLSGGRAGWNVVTTGGDVGFNYGINPWPEAPERYRRGDEFVDVVLKLWNGWQDDAVVGDKGTGVWADPTRVHAADHHGEFFDVQGPLTVGRSEQGHPVVVQAGSSGPGIALAAKYAEAVFTAQRTIEEGRDFYSTLKAATLKAGRNPDHLKILPGIVTVLGGTEAEAKAKAEALDDLIVLDHAHEQLARAVGLPIEQVPLDAPLPSAVRAPDETTGSRYQLTLDLARRENLTVRQLLRRLGGGRGHRVFAGTPEQIADQIELWFTTGASDGFNIMPATLPDTLTDFVDGVVPILQQRGLFRTEYTGSTLREHYGLPVPADRSAIADLRVG